In the genome of Henningerozyma blattae CBS 6284 chromosome 5, complete genome, one region contains:
- the FUN12 gene encoding translation initiation factor eIF5B (similar to Saccharomyces cerevisiae FUN12 (YAL035W); ancestral locus Anc_7.50): MSTLKKSKKKQDKKKDDETAGKTVLKSKKEKEREKKEREKQLKKEAAAKKKSQQQAQKEKNKELHKQNQEKASAEKDDKSKNDDSAELKSASTPAKKPAKKGGKKMPAGIAALKRQLELKKQLEEQERLEREEEERLEREEQERIEKEEKEKEAARAEKKEKEKAKRERLKAEGKLLTKKQKEQKKLMEKRRAALLSAGNINVVGLQKKADGADESPKPKKIVYGKKKKRPVQSDEANTEASSETKESDSKNDADQTGDDDALIDDWENLDFGADDDEIADNVENTTGEATTSAEPVTEEETKEVSKEEKIVEVKKSTSVAVSTPAPTSGKKDMRSPICCILGHVDTGKTKLLDKIRQTNVQGGEAGGITQQIGATYFPIEAIKQKTEVMTQYEKQTFDVPGLLVIDTPGHESFSNLRSRGSSLCNIAILVIDIMHGLEQQTIESIKLLRDRKAPFIVALNKIDRLYDWQSTPNNSFRDSFAKQPRAVQDEFQSRLNSIQLALSEQGLNSELYFQNKNMSKYVSIVPTSAVTGEGVPDLLWLLLELTQKRMSKQLMYLSHVEATILEVKVVEGFGTTIDVILSNGYLREGDRIVLCGMNGPIVTNIRALLTPQPLRELRLKSEYVHHKEVKAALGVKIAANDLEKAVSGSRLLVVGPDDDEEDLMDDVMDDLTGLLDSVDTSGKGVTVQASTLGSLEALLDFLKDMKIPVMSIGLGPVYKRDVMKAGAMLDRAPEFAVMLCFDVKVDKEAEQYAEQEGITIFNADIIYHLFDAFTAYQEKLLEQRRKDFVHTAIFPCVLQTLQIINKRGPMIVGVDVIEGALRIGTPICAVRTDPTTKEKIILQLGRVASLEINHEPVQEVKKGQTSAGVAVRLDDPSGQQPIWGRHVDETDNLYSMISRRSIDTLKDKAFRDQVSKADWLLLKKLKPVFGIE, from the coding sequence ATGTCTACTTTGAAGAAATCTAAAAAGAAGCAAGACAAGAagaaagatgatgaaacaGCTGGTAAAACTGTTTTAAAATCCaagaaagaaaaggaaagagaaaagaaagagagagaaaaacaattaaagaaaGAGGCTGCTGCAAAGAAGAAATCTCAACAACAAGCtcaaaaggaaaaaaataaggaaTTACACAAGCAAAACCAAGAAAAAGCATCTGCCGAAAAAGATGACAAATCTAAGAATGATGATTCTGCAGAATTAAAATCAGCTTCTACTCCAGCTAAAAAACCTGCTAAGAAGGGTGGTAAAAAGATGCCTGCTGGTATTGCCGCTTTAAAGCGTCAACTAGAATTGAAGAAACAATTAGAAGAACAAGAACGTCTGGAAagagaagaagaagaacgTTTGGAAAGAGAAGAGCAGGAACGTATTgagaaagaagaaaaagaaaaagaagcaGCAAGGGctgaaaagaaagaaaaagaaaaggcTAAGCGTGAGAGATTAAAGGCAGAAGGTAAATTACTAACCAAAAAGCAAAAGGaacagaaaaaattaatggaaAAAAGACGTGCTGCCTTATTATCTGCTGGTAACATTAACGTTGTTggtttacaaaaaaaagctGATGGTGCAGATGAATCTCCAAAACCTAAGAAGATTGTTTATggaaagaagaaaaagagaCCCGTACAAAGTGACGAAGCTAATACTGAAGCATCTTCAGAAACTAAGGAATCTGATTCTAAAAATGATGCTGATCAAActggtgatgatgatgcaTTAATTGATGATTGGGAAAACTTAGATTTTGGTGCTGATGATGACGAGATCGCAGACAATGTCGAAAATACAACAGGTGAAGCTACTACTAGTGCTGAGCCTGTcactgaagaagaaaccAAAGAAGTTtctaaagaagaaaaaattgtcgaagttaaaaaatcaacTTCAGTTGCAGTCTCAACTCCAGCTCCAACCTCTGGCAAAAAGGATATGCGTTCTCCAATTTGTTGTATTTTGGGTCACGTCGATACAGGTAAAACTAAATTGCTGGATAAAATCAGACAAACAAATGTTCAAGGTGGTGAAGCTGGTGGTATTACACAACAAATTGGTGCTACTTATTTCCCAATTGAAGccattaaacaaaaaactGAGGTTATGACCCAGTATGAGAAACAGACTTTTGATGTTCCTGGTTTGTTAGTTATCGATACCCCAGGTCACGAATCTTTCTCAAATTTACGTTCCAGAGGTTCTTCTTTATGTAATATTGCTATTTTggttattgatattatgCATGGTTTAGAACAACAAACTATAGAATCTATTAAGTTACTAAGAGATAGAAAGGCTCCTTTCATTGTCgctttaaataaaattgatagaTTATATGATTGGCAATCAACTCCAAACAATTCTTTCAGAGATTCTTTTGCCAAACAACCAAGAGCTGTTCAAGATGAATTCCAATCTAGATTAAATTCTATTCAATTAGCTCTATCTGAACAAGGTTTAAATTCTGAATTATATTtccaaaacaaaaatatgtCTAAATATGTGTCTATCGTACCAACTTCTGCTGTTACAGGTGAAGGTGTTCCGGATTTGTTGTGGTTGTTGTTAGAATTAACTCAGAAGAGAATGTCTAAACAACTGATGTACTTATCTCATGTGGAAGCTACTATCTTAGAAGTTAAAGTTGTTGAAGGTTTTGGTACTACAATTGATgttattttatcaaatggTTACTTGAGAGAGGGTGATCGTATAGTGTTGTGTGGTATGAATGGTCCTATTGTAACAAATATTAGAGCCTTGTTAACTCCACAGCCGTTACGTGAATTACGTCTGAAGTCTGAATATGTACATCATAAGGAAGTAAAGGCAGCTTTAGGTGTTAAGATTGCTGCtaatgatttagaaaagGCAGTTTCAGGTTCTAGATTGTTAGTTGTTGGTCCAGATGACGATGAAGAGGACTTAATGGATGATGTTATGGATGATCTAACAGGGTTACTAGACTCTGTTGATACTTCTGGTAAGGGTGTCACTGTTCAAGCCTCCACTTTAGGTTCTTTAGAGGCCTTACTAGACTTTTTAAAGGATATGAAAATTCCAGTTATGTCTATAGGTTTGGGTCCAGTTTATAAACGTGATGTTATGAAGGCTGGTGCCATGCTGGATAGAGCACCTGAGTTTGCAGTTATGTTATGTTTTGATGTTAAAGTAGATAAAGAAGCAGAACAATACGCGGAACAAGAGGGTATTACAATTTTCAATGCAGAcattatttatcatttattcGATGCTTTTACTGCCTACCAAGAAAAGCTATTGGAACAACGTCGTAAGGATTTCGTTCATACAGCTATTTTCCCCTGTGTTTTACAAACTTTACAAATCATCAACAAGCGTGGTCCAATGATTGTGGGTGTAGATGTCATTGAAGGTGCTTTGCGTATAGGTACTCCAATTTGTGCCGTTAGAACTGACCCTACTACCAAAGAAAAGATTATCTTACAACTAGGTAGAGTTGCTTCTCTTGAAATTAATCATGAACCAGTTCAAGAAGTCAAGAAGGGACAAACATCAGCTGGTGTTGCTGTTCGTTTAGATGATCCATCGGGCCAACAACCAATTTGGGGCCGTCATGTCGATGAAACAGATAACTTATATTCTATGATTTCAAGAAGATCAATCGATACATTGAAGGATAAAGCTTTTAGAGACCAAGTTTCAAAAGCTGAttggttattattaaagaaattaaagcCAGTATTCGGTATTGAATAG
- the RBG1 gene encoding GTP-binding protein RBG1 (similar to Saccharomyces cerevisiae RBG1 (YAL036C); ancestral locus Anc_7.49), protein MSTTVEKIKAIEDEMAKTQKNKATSFHLGQLKAKLAKLRRELLQAPTSGGGGGGVGFDVARTGVASVGFVGFPSVGKSTLLSKLTGTESEAAEYEFTTLVTVPGVIRYKGAKIQMLDLPGIIDGAKDGRGRGKQVIAVARTCNLLFIVLDVNKPLLHKQVIEKELEGVGIRLNKTPPDILLKRKERGGISITNTVPLTHLGQDEIKAVLNEYRINSAEVAFRCDATVDDLIDVLEAPSRRYMPAIYVLNKIDALSIEELELLYRIPNAVPISSGREWNLDELLQVMWDRLNLVRVYTKPKGRDPDFSDPVVLRADHCSVKDFCNQIHRSLVDDFRSATVYGTSVKHQPQNVGLSHILEDEDVVTILKK, encoded by the coding sequence ATGTCTACTAcagttgaaaaaattaaggcCATCGAGGATGAAATGGCCAAAACCCAAAAAAACAAGGCCACTTCCTTTCATTTGGGTCAATTAAAAGCCAAATTAGCTAAGCTACGTAGAGAATTGCTACAAGCCCCTACCAGTGGAGGTGGAGGTGGAGGTGTTGGTTTTGACGTTGCTAGAACTGGTGTTGCAAGTGTTGGTTTTGTTGGTTTTCCATCCGTTGGTAAATCTACTTTGTTATCGAAATTAACTGGTACTGAATCTGAAGCTGCCGAATATGAGTTTACCACCTTAGTTACTGTTCCGGGTGTTATCAGATACAAGGGTGCTAAGATCCAAATGTTAGATTTACCTGGTATTATTGATGGTGCTAAGGACGGTCGTGGTCGTGGTAAACAAGTTATTGCCGTTGCCAGAACTTGTAATTTATTGTTCATTGTGCTAGACGTCAATAAACCTTTATTGCATAAACAagttattgaaaaagaattggaaGGTGTTGGTATTagattaaataaaacacCTCCTGATATTCTCCTGAAGAGGAAAGAAAGAGGTGGTATCTCTATCACTAATACTGTTCCTTTAACACATTTAGGCcaagatgaaattaaagccgttttaaatgaatatcGTATTAATAGTGCAGAAGTCGCATTTCGTTGTGATGCCACTGTAgatgatttaattgatgTCTTAGAAGCACCATCGAGACGTTACATGCCAGCAATATATGTATTGAATAAGATTGATGCCTTATCAATAGAAGAATTGGAACTATTATACAGAATTCCAAATGCAGTTCCAATATCTTCAGGCCGAGAATGGAATTTGGATGAACTATTACAAGTCATGTGGGATAGGCTAAATTTAGTCCGTGTTTATACCAAACCAAAGGGCCGTGATCCAGATTTTAGTGATCCAGTTGTTCTACGTGCCGATCATTGTTCTGTGAAAGATTTCTGTAATCAAATTCATAGATCTCTAGTTGACGACTTCAGAAGTGCAACAGTATACGGTACATCTGTTAAACACCAACCTCAAAATGTTGGTTTAAGTCATAtattagaagatgaagatgttgttacaattttaaagaagTAA